A section of the Dermacoccus nishinomiyaensis genome encodes:
- a CDS encoding DUF5336 domain-containing protein, giving the protein MTDNTTPEGGSSRIDGASEREVARNDTSDRSVDQNDARLDGGYAQAHEQRGPQGRTGESASEYPSHTSQGQSYGQQSATRAEQGESHDSQRWQDASGPHSAAWQDGRPYGQQQPQPGQHDAHQQGQQYGLQGHAFSNHGFQNSPHDQQAGAPFSSGGQWHASPGYQGQQGAGGGQYDQSAGGQYGQQGVPWGASDGRGPGAAPGNPWNAQGAPTNWNTKGAPAKGAAPLRQPDGTLHLGNSALAASLLAQLFVMLGCIGLWASVFGISASGMNGDGVFVLLFALAAAGLVGAFLAGKLPPKALWGAVVAAGLCALIGLIDAVNVGSYMAWGLVMVVFFSIIATAATVFGTLRR; this is encoded by the coding sequence ATGACCGACAACACCACCCCGGAGGGCGGCTCGTCCCGCATCGACGGCGCTTCCGAGCGCGAAGTCGCCCGCAACGACACGTCGGATCGATCGGTTGACCAGAATGATGCACGACTCGACGGCGGCTACGCCCAGGCGCACGAGCAGCGCGGTCCGCAGGGAAGGACAGGTGAATCGGCGAGCGAGTACCCGTCTCACACGTCTCAGGGCCAGAGCTACGGACAGCAGAGCGCGACCCGCGCAGAGCAGGGCGAGTCCCATGATTCACAGCGATGGCAGGACGCGAGCGGGCCACATTCCGCAGCGTGGCAGGACGGCCGACCATACGGGCAGCAGCAGCCTCAACCCGGACAGCACGATGCCCACCAGCAGGGTCAGCAGTACGGTCTTCAGGGCCACGCCTTCTCGAACCACGGGTTCCAGAACTCTCCCCACGACCAGCAGGCTGGTGCGCCCTTCTCGTCAGGCGGTCAGTGGCATGCGTCGCCCGGGTACCAGGGGCAGCAGGGTGCTGGAGGCGGGCAGTACGACCAGTCCGCAGGCGGGCAGTACGGTCAGCAAGGGGTGCCGTGGGGCGCTTCGGACGGACGGGGCCCGGGCGCTGCGCCGGGCAACCCATGGAATGCTCAGGGTGCCCCCACCAACTGGAACACCAAGGGCGCGCCCGCGAAGGGGGCGGCCCCTCTGCGTCAGCCCGACGGCACGTTGCACCTGGGCAATTCGGCGCTGGCGGCCTCACTTCTCGCCCAGCTGTTCGTCATGCTGGGGTGCATCGGCCTCTGGGCGAGTGTGTTCGGCATCTCCGCGTCGGGAATGAACGGTGACGGCGTCTTCGTGTTGCTGTTCGCATTGGCGGCGGCGGGTCTCGTCGGGGCGTTCCTCGCCGGGAAGCTTCCGCCGAAAGCACTGTGGGGCGCTGTCGTCGCGGCGGGATTGTGCGCGTTGATCGGTCTCATCGACGCGGTCAACGTCGGGTCCTACATGGCGTGGGGGCTGGTCATGGTGGTGTTCTTCAGCATCATCGCCACTGCTGCGACAGTGTTCGGCACGTTGCGCCGCTGA
- a CDS encoding HAD family hydrolase — MTDDSQQASGAVDTVLFDVDGTLIDSTYHHAIAWARAFARFDLYPPLWRVHRSIGMGGDQLVPSIVGDDVESKHGGDLRDAWEEEYEKLLPEVRGFDGAADAVRAARSKGYKVALASSGKEEFTDAALEKVGLTRDDFDAVTSSDDADNSKPEPDILEVALKEAGGSKGVLIGDATWDVEAAKKAGMSTMGLRTGGFSAAEMHDAGATDVVDAITDLRDGTWLDRLN, encoded by the coding sequence ATGACTGACGATTCGCAGCAGGCTTCCGGGGCCGTCGACACCGTCCTGTTCGACGTCGACGGCACTCTCATCGACTCGACGTACCACCACGCCATCGCGTGGGCGCGCGCGTTCGCGCGCTTCGACCTGTATCCGCCGCTGTGGCGCGTGCACCGCTCGATCGGCATGGGCGGCGACCAGCTCGTCCCGAGCATCGTCGGCGACGACGTCGAGAGCAAGCACGGCGGCGACCTGCGCGACGCGTGGGAGGAGGAGTACGAGAAGCTCCTGCCCGAGGTGCGCGGATTCGACGGCGCCGCCGACGCCGTGCGCGCCGCGCGCAGCAAGGGCTACAAGGTGGCGCTCGCGAGCAGCGGCAAGGAGGAGTTCACCGACGCCGCGCTCGAGAAGGTCGGGCTGACGCGCGACGACTTCGACGCCGTCACCTCCTCCGACGACGCCGACAACAGCAAGCCCGAACCCGACATCCTCGAGGTCGCGCTGAAGGAGGCAGGCGGCTCGAAGGGCGTCCTCATCGGCGACGCGACGTGGGACGTCGAGGCCGCGAAGAAGGCCGGCATGTCGACGATGGGGCTGCGCACCGGCGGTTTCTCCGCCGCCGAGATGCATGACGCGGGCGCCACCGACGTCGTCGACGCCATCACCGACCTGCGCGACGGCACCTGGCTCGACCGCCTGAACTGA
- a CDS encoding amino acid permease, with the protein MSTQAGGDRRASPVSPEPSKSSSQPPTDDAPLGALESGLKPRHVTMISIAGVIGAGLFVGSANAIQLAGPSAIISYAAAGLVVVLVMRMLGEMATVNPDTGSFSVYADRALGKWAGFSIGWLYWWAWALIIPVEATAGATILHNWIDWPQWVFAFLITAILTATNLVSVGNYGEFEFWFALIKVVIIIGFIALGVLAILGILPTSDVSGVHGLTDHGFFGGGVGGIFAAMLTTTTTYLGTEIVTIAAAESNNPVGGIRKAVNSVIWRISIFYLGSIMVVVCLVDWTSPDLASKGSYQYTLETIGLGRLTTVLDLAILTAVASCLNSALYTASRMAFSLGRRGDAPKSFGRTNKRGVPVAAILASVVVGFFCVALNYVLPDKIFAYLLSTAGCAALFVYLCISFTQLRSRRAMDAAGTTVRVRMWLFPWLTYATIAFILLILVMMAFDDGQSQNLWFSLAVAAIVLVAAFARHGFTGGSDEEIVEAAEQGLAEHDDPDDPDDADDTTATSTEAHRNDA; encoded by the coding sequence ATGTCGACTCAAGCCGGTGGCGACAGACGGGCCTCGCCCGTCTCGCCCGAACCGTCGAAATCGTCCTCCCAGCCGCCCACCGACGACGCCCCACTGGGCGCCCTCGAATCGGGGCTGAAACCGCGTCACGTCACGATGATCTCGATCGCCGGCGTCATCGGCGCCGGCCTGTTCGTCGGCTCGGCGAACGCGATCCAGCTGGCCGGCCCGAGCGCCATCATCAGCTATGCGGCGGCCGGTCTCGTCGTCGTCCTCGTCATGCGCATGCTCGGCGAGATGGCGACCGTCAACCCGGATACGGGTTCGTTCAGCGTCTACGCCGACCGCGCGCTCGGCAAGTGGGCCGGGTTCTCGATCGGCTGGCTGTACTGGTGGGCGTGGGCGCTCATCATCCCCGTCGAGGCGACCGCCGGCGCGACGATCCTGCACAACTGGATCGACTGGCCGCAATGGGTGTTCGCGTTCCTCATCACGGCGATCCTGACGGCGACGAACCTCGTCAGCGTCGGCAACTACGGCGAGTTCGAGTTCTGGTTCGCGCTCATCAAGGTCGTCATCATCATCGGGTTCATCGCGCTCGGCGTACTGGCGATCCTCGGCATCCTGCCGACGAGCGACGTCTCCGGCGTGCACGGCCTCACCGACCACGGGTTCTTCGGTGGCGGCGTCGGCGGCATCTTCGCCGCGATGCTGACGACCACGACGACGTACCTCGGCACCGAGATCGTGACGATCGCCGCGGCCGAGTCCAACAACCCCGTCGGCGGCATCCGCAAGGCCGTCAACAGCGTCATCTGGCGCATCTCGATCTTCTACCTGGGTTCGATCATGGTCGTCGTGTGCCTCGTCGACTGGACGAGCCCCGACCTCGCGTCCAAGGGTTCGTACCAGTACACGCTCGAGACGATCGGGCTCGGCCGACTGACGACCGTCCTCGACCTCGCGATCCTGACGGCCGTCGCGAGCTGCCTCAACTCGGCGCTCTACACCGCGAGCCGCATGGCGTTCAGCCTGGGCCGGCGTGGTGACGCGCCGAAGTCGTTCGGGCGGACGAACAAGCGCGGCGTGCCCGTCGCGGCGATCCTCGCGAGCGTTGTCGTCGGCTTCTTCTGCGTCGCCCTCAACTACGTGCTGCCCGACAAGATCTTCGCCTACCTGCTGTCGACGGCCGGATGTGCGGCACTGTTCGTGTACCTGTGCATCTCGTTCACGCAGCTGCGCTCGCGCCGCGCGATGGACGCGGCAGGCACGACGGTCCGGGTGCGCATGTGGCTGTTTCCGTGGCTGACGTACGCGACGATCGCGTTCATCCTGCTCATCCTCGTCATGATGGCGTTCGACGACGGCCAATCGCAGAACCTGTGGTTCTCGCTCGCGGTGGCAGCGATCGTGCTCGTCGCGGCGTTCGCCCGTCACGGCTTCACGGGTGGCTCGGACGAAGAGATCGTCGAGGCCGCCGAGCAGGGGCTCGCCGAACACGACGACCCCGATGACCCCGACGATGCCGACGACACGACGGCTACCTCGACCGAGGCTCACCGCAACGACGCCTGA
- a CDS encoding DUF1697 domain-containing protein codes for MSTYVMFLRGINVGGVRVPMPRLREVLTEAGAREVTTWLATGNVRLAFDGPADDLKTLAERVLSDEFGYEAYVLVRDADELANIVDAWPFTPDDAHHRYVVLGGAPAYDDAQAAIDANPCDEHVLAAGDDLYWRTLKGATTTSPVAKVLARPRWKSTTTTRNLNTLEKMLA; via the coding sequence GTGAGCACCTACGTCATGTTCCTGCGCGGCATCAACGTCGGGGGCGTGCGCGTGCCCATGCCGCGTTTGCGCGAAGTGCTGACGGAGGCGGGTGCCCGCGAGGTGACGACGTGGCTCGCGACGGGCAACGTCCGTCTCGCGTTCGACGGCCCCGCCGACGACCTCAAAACACTCGCCGAGCGTGTCCTGAGCGACGAGTTCGGCTACGAAGCCTACGTTCTCGTGCGTGACGCGGACGAGCTCGCGAACATCGTCGACGCCTGGCCGTTCACGCCCGACGACGCCCACCACCGCTACGTCGTGCTCGGGGGCGCGCCCGCCTATGACGACGCTCAGGCCGCCATCGACGCCAACCCCTGCGACGAACACGTCCTGGCCGCCGGCGACGACCTCTACTGGCGAACCCTCAAGGGCGCCACGACCACGTCGCCCGTCGCAAAGGTGCTCGCCCGCCCGCGCTGGAAGTCGACGACCACCACGCGCAACCTCAACACCCTCGAGAAGATGCTCGCCTGA
- a CDS encoding threonine/serine exporter family protein — protein sequence MPSSRPIDDLFTFTLRAGSMLLRNGSPSANVTQAMLTITRVNGFATTTANVTMGQITLSYTPADDATPVTRVQTVGAAGLDVHVLTVLEHIVEDVVTSRIDIREALRRLDELEAEPPQTRTLKTLGTAAMGFGFAWLLGGSLGVCLIATVCAVIIDVVSAWLARVQLPSYYGRAIAAGLAVATGAVLVAVFPIGSPGVIITAALVTQLAGSASVSAIQDLLTGWYLTACGRLIESTILTLGLVVGAIGAVYGVAHVGVHLDIEKTGNGNPVAWQTTLAAALIAIGFALLSHARWRHLPLFALLGAAARAIYLLLSAAGISNFTATSVAAMGLGIVSVVMARPTHLPTSGALDVAISPLVPGMVLYKGFAALATHSGSAGAYLFEAMAVALAIGTGAVLGQFIASRSLWSARSVQYKHASQHGDADLDDTEFAAKGLSTPDFRRPFIDHGGEAPRG from the coding sequence GTGCCTTCCTCCCGCCCCATCGACGACCTGTTCACGTTCACCCTGCGCGCCGGAAGCATGTTGCTGCGCAACGGATCTCCGTCGGCCAACGTCACCCAGGCCATGCTGACGATCACCCGCGTCAACGGTTTCGCGACCACGACGGCGAACGTCACGATGGGTCAGATCACGCTCAGCTACACGCCCGCGGACGACGCGACACCCGTCACGCGCGTTCAGACCGTCGGCGCGGCCGGCCTCGACGTGCACGTGCTGACGGTGCTCGAACACATCGTCGAGGATGTCGTCACCTCACGCATCGACATCCGTGAAGCGCTGCGACGTCTCGACGAGCTGGAGGCCGAACCGCCGCAGACGCGCACTCTCAAGACGCTCGGCACAGCGGCGATGGGCTTCGGGTTCGCGTGGCTGCTCGGCGGGTCGCTGGGCGTCTGCCTCATCGCGACGGTGTGCGCCGTCATCATCGACGTCGTCAGCGCCTGGCTCGCACGCGTGCAGCTGCCGTCGTACTACGGACGCGCGATCGCCGCCGGGCTCGCCGTCGCGACAGGTGCGGTGCTCGTCGCAGTGTTCCCGATCGGCTCGCCGGGCGTCATCATCACCGCCGCGCTCGTGACGCAGCTGGCCGGCAGCGCCTCCGTCAGCGCCATCCAGGACCTGTTGACGGGCTGGTACCTGACGGCCTGCGGGCGCCTCATCGAATCGACGATCCTGACGCTCGGGCTCGTCGTCGGCGCCATCGGCGCGGTGTACGGCGTGGCGCACGTCGGCGTGCATCTCGACATCGAGAAGACCGGCAACGGCAACCCCGTCGCGTGGCAGACGACGCTCGCCGCCGCGCTCATCGCCATCGGATTCGCGCTGCTCAGCCACGCACGCTGGCGCCACCTGCCGCTGTTCGCGCTGCTCGGCGCCGCGGCGCGCGCCATCTACCTGCTGCTCAGCGCCGCCGGGATCTCCAACTTCACCGCGACGAGCGTCGCCGCGATGGGGCTCGGCATCGTCAGCGTCGTCATGGCACGCCCGACGCACCTGCCGACGTCCGGCGCCCTCGACGTCGCCATCTCGCCGCTCGTGCCGGGCATGGTGCTCTACAAGGGGTTCGCGGCGCTCGCGACGCACTCGGGTAGCGCCGGCGCGTACCTGTTCGAAGCGATGGCCGTCGCCCTTGCCATCGGCACCGGCGCCGTCCTCGGGCAGTTCATCGCGAGTCGCTCCCTGTGGAGCGCCCGCAGCGTCCAGTACAAGCACGCGTCGCAGCACGGCGACGCCGACCTCGACGACACCGAGTTCGCCGCCAAGGGCCTGTCGACACCCGACTTCCGCCGTCCGTTCATCGACCACGGCGGTGAAGCGCCTCGGGGGTGA
- a CDS encoding LOG family protein has protein sequence MSETGARDGHGERANEPVSGSTASRDATAADAVHGDRMSAATSGRIAATPTAASSTSAGASAGTMRSVAVFCGSTPGAHPALMDAAYDAGRVIAERGLTLVYGAGGGGLMGAVSQGALDAGGEVVGFIPSLMVEREWGRHDLTEFHEVDTMHTRKAGMATRADAFLTLPGGLGTLEEIFEVWTWRTIGYHDKPVGFLDVKGFWRPLLDAVQGLADAGFIRQSVVDDAVVAPTIDEALDALAARCIVSGAGLRGGSRRVRMCSRA, from the coding sequence ATGAGTGAAACCGGCGCGAGAGACGGCCACGGCGAGCGCGCGAACGAACCCGTCAGCGGTTCGACGGCCTCTCGCGACGCGACGGCCGCGGACGCCGTGCATGGCGACAGGATGAGCGCCGCCACATCGGGCCGCATCGCGGCGACGCCGACCGCGGCGTCGTCGACTTCAGCGGGCGCGAGTGCCGGAACGATGCGCAGCGTCGCCGTGTTCTGCGGGTCGACGCCGGGCGCCCACCCGGCGCTCATGGACGCGGCGTACGACGCGGGGCGAGTCATCGCCGAACGGGGTCTGACGCTCGTGTACGGCGCGGGCGGCGGCGGCCTCATGGGCGCGGTGAGCCAGGGCGCGCTCGACGCCGGGGGCGAGGTCGTCGGGTTCATTCCGTCGCTCATGGTCGAGCGCGAATGGGGGCGGCACGACCTCACGGAGTTCCACGAGGTCGACACGATGCACACGCGCAAGGCCGGCATGGCCACGCGCGCCGACGCCTTTCTCACGCTGCCCGGCGGCCTCGGCACGCTCGAGGAGATCTTCGAGGTCTGGACGTGGCGCACCATCGGTTACCACGACAAGCCGGTGGGTTTCCTTGACGTAAAAGGGTTCTGGCGCCCGCTGCTCGACGCGGTGCAGGGTCTGGCGGACGCCGGGTTCATCCGGCAGAGCGTCGTCGACGACGCCGTCGTCGCCCCGACCATCGATGAGGCCCTCGACGCTCTCGCCGCCCGTTGCATCGTCAGCGGTGCGGGTTTGCGCGGCGGGTCGAGGCGCGTCCGGATGTGCTCGCGCGCTTGA
- a CDS encoding DUF6918 family protein produces the protein MSLSEKLLQPAVRPAVAKDLAATIDSEVSGKKGLSGAAIKTAYAGAKKKVDVASALNDNLDQIVAIFDPYWDAFGGQGDFGAYLKGRGDEVSADILKIADARANSTSRDQIAKVYGTFRGKAADMIKDALPAIGATLQKHAA, from the coding sequence ATGTCGCTTTCCGAGAAGCTGTTGCAGCCGGCCGTGCGTCCCGCCGTCGCGAAGGATCTCGCTGCCACGATCGACTCCGAGGTCTCCGGCAAGAAGGGCCTGAGCGGCGCCGCGATCAAGACGGCGTACGCGGGCGCGAAGAAGAAGGTCGACGTTGCGTCGGCGCTCAACGACAACCTCGACCAGATCGTCGCGATCTTCGACCCGTACTGGGACGCCTTCGGTGGCCAGGGCGACTTCGGCGCATACCTCAAGGGTCGCGGCGACGAGGTGAGCGCCGACATACTCAAGATCGCCGATGCGCGCGCCAACTCGACGTCGCGCGACCAGATCGCGAAGGTCTACGGCACGTTCCGCGGCAAGGCCGCCGACATGATCAAGGACGCGCTGCCCGCCATCGGCGCGACGCTGCAGAAGCACGCCGCCTGA
- a CDS encoding GNAT family N-acetyltransferase, which translates to MTEPREQRRTTLPSAAPRHPLVTGRTVLRVMTGDDIDAVVTYRTRPNVYRWLSHGGLASAQLREKFQRRIDRMTKPSDERSEVQFVVEREGHVIGDCGFAITRAWTKDDAPTPHLVARIHYALDDAVAGQGIGTEVVRALVDHAFSLPDVHRVQADVFAGNVASGRVLEKLRFRREGYFVDDGVIDGAFVDACLYSLLRREWEAPDHPA; encoded by the coding sequence GTGACCGAACCCCGCGAACAGCGCCGCACCACCCTTCCCTCGGCAGCGCCGAGACACCCGCTCGTCACCGGGCGCACCGTCCTGCGCGTCATGACGGGTGACGACATCGACGCGGTCGTCACCTACCGCACCCGCCCGAACGTCTACCGCTGGCTCAGCCACGGCGGCCTCGCCTCAGCGCAGCTTCGGGAGAAGTTCCAGCGGCGCATCGATCGCATGACGAAGCCGAGCGACGAACGATCCGAGGTCCAGTTCGTCGTCGAACGGGAGGGGCACGTGATCGGTGACTGCGGATTCGCGATCACCCGTGCCTGGACGAAGGACGACGCTCCGACACCGCATCTCGTCGCGCGCATCCACTACGCACTCGACGATGCCGTCGCCGGCCAGGGGATCGGCACGGAGGTGGTGCGTGCACTCGTCGACCACGCGTTCAGCCTCCCTGACGTCCACCGCGTGCAGGCCGACGTCTTCGCCGGCAACGTCGCGTCAGGCCGCGTGCTCGAGAAGCTGCGTTTCCGGCGAGAGGGCTACTTCGTCGATGACGGCGTCATCGACGGCGCGTTCGTCGACGCCTGCCTCTACTCGCTGCTGCGTCGCGAATGGGAGGCCCCCGACCACCCGGCCTGA
- a CDS encoding NAD-binding protein translates to MNNLLAFLVRRPTRHTTRVRRAVEIPDEAPSTDAIFIVIRRMRAPLIFIITVFAISVLGLTLVPGRDEGGHTTHLSAFEAFYFISYTASTIGFGEIYPFTTPQRMWVTVCIFMTVVGWAYAIGTLLSLLQSASFQHALAMQRFRAKVKRIREPFLIVCGYGQAGRQVCRELDFQGRRFVVIDRHEGRLDRIMTDELQSEVPALEANASLPAVLGMAGLANQHCDGVLALTDDDTDNLAIVMNATVLRPGMSVIARCTDARVEESMRDFAPNAVINPSDRYGAYLVLALQRPETYRLVTWLMDPRDLPLPPRYEPKSGGTWVVASGDDFGAEVSNDLHRAGMHVVMADPEEGHPDVSGASGFIAGTRNDTTNLALAEHAKLERKDLFVGVRQQSDARASIITALGIDSVFTPTELVAQESLARVITPLFWSFVEYAVTQPEEFAERLLTNLTNRCGDVAKDRAIIDLSAAGSPALHRWLLHAELTIGQLLANPDDRDSKLPLVALMLIRNGEHIYAPDDTMTVTPDDQVLVVGHHWGLEALVQTQFSDASAEYIATGVQVPETWVWRRLNRSKRRSRSRQPVG, encoded by the coding sequence ATGAACAACCTGCTCGCCTTCCTCGTCCGACGCCCGACGCGGCACACTACGCGCGTGCGGCGCGCCGTGGAGATCCCCGACGAGGCGCCGTCGACGGACGCGATCTTCATCGTCATCCGACGCATGCGCGCGCCGCTGATCTTCATCATCACGGTGTTCGCGATCTCCGTGCTCGGCCTGACGCTCGTGCCCGGCCGTGATGAGGGCGGCCACACGACGCACCTGAGCGCGTTCGAGGCGTTCTACTTCATCTCCTACACCGCCTCGACGATCGGGTTCGGCGAGATCTACCCGTTCACGACGCCGCAACGCATGTGGGTGACGGTGTGCATCTTCATGACGGTCGTCGGATGGGCGTACGCGATCGGAACGCTGCTGTCATTGCTGCAGTCGGCCAGTTTTCAGCACGCGCTCGCGATGCAGCGCTTCCGCGCGAAGGTCAAGCGCATCCGTGAGCCGTTCCTCATCGTCTGCGGGTACGGCCAGGCGGGGCGTCAGGTCTGTCGCGAACTCGACTTCCAGGGGCGCCGGTTCGTCGTCATCGACCGGCACGAAGGGCGCCTCGACCGCATCATGACCGACGAGCTGCAGAGCGAGGTGCCCGCGCTCGAGGCGAACGCGAGCCTGCCCGCGGTGCTCGGCATGGCGGGCCTCGCCAACCAGCACTGCGACGGCGTGCTCGCCCTGACCGATGACGACACCGACAACCTCGCCATCGTCATGAACGCCACGGTGCTGCGCCCCGGCATGAGCGTCATCGCGCGCTGCACCGACGCGCGCGTCGAGGAAAGCATGCGCGACTTCGCACCGAACGCCGTCATCAACCCGAGCGACCGCTACGGCGCCTACCTCGTGCTCGCGCTGCAACGGCCCGAGACGTACCGGCTCGTCACGTGGCTGATGGACCCGCGCGACCTGCCGCTGCCGCCGCGGTACGAACCGAAATCGGGCGGGACGTGGGTCGTCGCCTCCGGTGACGACTTCGGCGCCGAGGTGTCGAACGACCTGCATCGCGCCGGCATGCACGTCGTCATGGCCGACCCGGAAGAAGGCCACCCCGACGTCAGTGGCGCGAGCGGTTTCATCGCCGGTACGCGCAACGACACGACGAACCTCGCCCTCGCCGAGCACGCGAAGCTCGAGCGCAAGGACCTGTTCGTCGGCGTGCGCCAGCAGTCTGACGCGCGCGCGTCGATCATCACGGCGCTCGGCATCGACTCGGTGTTCACGCCCACCGAACTCGTCGCGCAGGAGAGCCTCGCGCGCGTCATCACGCCGCTGTTCTGGAGCTTCGTCGAATACGCGGTGACGCAGCCGGAAGAGTTCGCCGAGCGCCTCCTGACGAACCTGACGAACCGCTGCGGCGACGTCGCGAAGGACCGCGCGATCATCGACCTCTCCGCGGCCGGCTCGCCCGCGCTGCATCGCTGGCTGCTGCACGCCGAACTGACGATCGGACAGCTGCTCGCCAACCCCGACGACCGCGACTCGAAGCTCCCGCTCGTCGCGCTCATGCTCATCCGCAACGGTGAGCACATCTACGCACCCGACGACACGATGACGGTGACACCCGACGACCAGGTGCTCGTCGTCGGCCACCACTGGGGCCTCGAAGCACTCGTGCAGACACAGTTCAGCGACGCCTCCGCCGAATACATCGCCACCGGCGTGCAGGTGCCCGAGACGTGGGTGTGGCGGCGTCTGAACCGGTCGAAGCGGCGCAGTCGCTCGCGTCAGCCGGTGGGGTGA
- a CDS encoding DUF6394 family protein — MNLEKVVFGFFVLLSATMNFGFFIGDMAEPKLHNINELYVAIFVNLIALVLKFGDRTQIGAVHLATSLVAVLQLVAAAAYYVLAGGYHNSPGTTASIVSLSGGALLANIVSVVLLVSETISYRRR; from the coding sequence ATGAACCTCGAGAAAGTCGTCTTCGGCTTCTTCGTGCTGCTGTCGGCCACGATGAACTTCGGTTTCTTCATCGGCGACATGGCCGAGCCGAAACTGCACAACATCAACGAGCTGTACGTCGCGATCTTCGTCAACCTCATCGCACTCGTGCTGAAGTTCGGCGACCGCACGCAGATCGGCGCCGTGCACCTCGCGACGTCGCTCGTCGCCGTCCTGCAGCTCGTCGCGGCGGCCGCGTACTACGTCCTGGCCGGCGGCTATCACAACAGCCCCGGGACGACGGCGAGCATCGTCAGCCTCTCCGGCGGCGCGCTGCTCGCGAACATCGTCTCGGTCGTCCTGCTCGTCTCGGAGACGATCTCCTACCGTCGCCGCTGA